In Synergistetes bacterium HGW-Synergistetes-1, one genomic interval encodes:
- a CDS encoding chromosomal replication initiator protein DnaA encodes MAKDLDILWSEFKTHCVEVISNSDSAIRTYLDTCLPVSMKDGVFVLDVPTPFAKEQIKSRFLNKMNDLLVETGFGTSIEIEVSQEIKEDVGAAGRAVAAASPAKLSLSRNGLNPNYVFSSFVVGKSNRLPHAACLAVAESPGVAYNPLFIWGKVGLGKTHLMHAIGHHIEKTQPNTKVLYVSAEKFTNDLITSIRNNTNNEFRSRYRELDVLMIDDIQFIAGKEQTQEEVFHTFNALHNSKKQVIISSDRPPRDIQGVEDRLVSRFEWGLVTDIQPPDLETRVAILQKKAEIKSYEIPDDIILFIAQNIPSNIRELEGALNRIVACSEFNSDPMTMENVSIWLKDLLHDTRSGPVNIGLIQQLVAETFGISTEDLISPKRTADLALARQVAMYLARNRTGESLQQIGYAFNKKDHTTVIHACKKVEELLKNDLRVRSFVDNVVSKL; translated from the coding sequence ATGGCCAAAGATTTAGATATATTATGGAGTGAATTCAAGACTCACTGTGTTGAAGTAATTTCCAACTCTGACAGCGCTATTAGGACTTATTTGGACACTTGTCTTCCTGTTTCAATGAAAGATGGTGTTTTTGTTCTTGATGTGCCTACCCCTTTTGCCAAGGAGCAGATAAAATCCCGCTTTCTTAATAAAATGAATGACCTTCTGGTCGAGACAGGGTTCGGCACAAGCATCGAGATAGAGGTCAGCCAGGAGATAAAAGAGGATGTTGGGGCTGCAGGAAGGGCTGTCGCTGCTGCTTCCCCGGCAAAACTTTCTCTCAGCAGGAATGGACTCAATCCCAATTATGTTTTTTCTTCTTTCGTAGTTGGAAAGTCAAACAGGCTTCCTCACGCAGCATGTCTGGCCGTAGCAGAATCTCCGGGAGTTGCATATAATCCTCTTTTTATTTGGGGAAAAGTAGGGCTCGGAAAGACACATTTGATGCACGCTATAGGACACCACATTGAAAAGACGCAGCCAAATACCAAGGTCCTTTATGTAAGCGCAGAAAAATTTACGAACGATCTGATAACCTCTATAAGAAATAATACAAATAATGAATTCAGGTCCCGTTACAGAGAGCTGGACGTTCTCATGATAGACGATATTCAGTTCATTGCAGGGAAAGAACAGACCCAGGAAGAGGTATTCCACACTTTTAACGCGCTTCACAATTCAAAGAAGCAGGTAATTATCAGTTCAGACAGGCCTCCCAGAGATATTCAGGGGGTTGAGGACAGACTCGTTTCCCGTTTTGAATGGGGACTCGTGACTGACATCCAGCCGCCTGATCTCGAGACACGCGTTGCAATCCTGCAAAAAAAGGCCGAGATAAAGAGTTATGAAATTCCTGACGACATAATTCTTTTTATAGCCCAAAATATTCCCAGCAACATCAGAGAACTTGAAGGGGCCCTTAACAGGATCGTAGCATGTTCTGAATTCAACTCAGATCCAATGACAATGGAAAATGTTTCTATATGGCTCAAAGACCTGCTTCACGATACGCGTTCAGGTCCTGTAAATATTGGACTTATCCAACAGTTGGTTGCGGAGACATTCGGCATCTCAACAGAGGATCTGATTTCTCCAAAAAGAACGGCAGATCTCGCTCTTGCAAGACAGGTTGCAATGTACCTTGCAAGAAACAGGACCGGTGAAAGCCTGCAGCAGATAGGATATGCGTTCAACAAAAAAGACCATACTACAGTTATTCATGCATGTAAAAAAGTTGAAGAACTTCTAAAAAATGACCTACGGGTCCGCTCTTTTGTGGATAATGTTGTAAGTAAGCTGTAG
- a CDS encoding C4-dicarboxylate ABC transporter substrate-binding protein, translated as MKKFAIILAVMFLFVAAVSPATAAPIVFRFAGQSPPDHMATKTMNDMAKEIAQKTSGRVEIKVYPANQLGNYSLVMEEMIRGTVDMSLMSIASEFDPRLELVYVNGFISGYDDAKKVFVPGAWLPNKLNELSSALGVRLIGSYIEGMIGIGSTKPLKEPLNPKVDKGVLARVPNMDVYTLGAKAMGFRPITIPYSDVYQSMQTGVCDAVDGYPVAAAYTILGDVLKYWYHTNYSMEYLAIMVSDKSWKKLTPADQKVFQEVAKKYTLLSIDNAKAEDNKYMALMEKKGIKVFKYSEAELKPIKEACITTWTELGKRGMTEELMKEFVKHLGK; from the coding sequence ATGAAGAAATTTGCAATTATCCTTGCAGTAATGTTTCTGTTCGTAGCAGCAGTAAGCCCGGCAACAGCAGCTCCTATCGTTTTCCGTTTCGCAGGTCAGTCACCGCCCGACCACATGGCGACCAAGACAATGAACGACATGGCCAAGGAAATAGCACAGAAGACCAGCGGTCGCGTTGAGATCAAAGTCTATCCCGCAAACCAGCTCGGAAATTACTCACTTGTTATGGAAGAGATGATCCGCGGAACAGTCGACATGTCCCTTATGTCGATCGCAAGCGAATTTGACCCCCGCCTCGAGCTCGTTTACGTGAACGGATTTATAAGCGGCTATGATGATGCGAAAAAGGTCTTTGTTCCCGGTGCATGGCTGCCCAACAAGCTGAATGAACTTAGCTCCGCCCTCGGAGTAAGGCTGATCGGATCCTACATCGAAGGAATGATCGGTATCGGATCAACGAAGCCCCTCAAAGAACCCCTCAACCCGAAGGTAGACAAGGGCGTTCTTGCCAGAGTACCGAACATGGATGTCTACACTCTCGGAGCAAAAGCAATGGGTTTCCGCCCAATCACCATCCCTTACTCAGATGTTTACCAGTCAATGCAGACCGGCGTATGCGACGCAGTTGACGGCTACCCTGTAGCAGCGGCATACACGATCCTCGGAGACGTACTTAAGTACTGGTACCACACCAACTACTCAATGGAATACCTTGCAATCATGGTCAGCGACAAATCATGGAAGAAACTTACCCCTGCAGACCAGAAGGTCTTCCAGGAAGTAGCAAAGAAATACACCCTTCTCTCTATAGACAATGCGAAAGCTGAAGACAACAAATATATGGCTCTTATGGAGAAAAAGGGAATCAAAGTCTTCAAGTATAGCGAAGCTGAACTCAAGCCGATCAAAGAAGCATGCATCACAACATGGACAGAGCTTGGCAAGCGCGGCATGACTGAAGAACTTATGAAGGAATTTGTAAAGCACCTCGGTAAATAA
- a CDS encoding TRAP transporter small permease, giving the protein MTQAQCKFIEETEYEAPISTVRVATNPFDKIVTRTFAIVCFVMAMVLAVIISAATVMRYVLEMDLYGYEEWIKIFAFWLYFMGAGYGAFAGSHVSADLVQSYVKEGFIKRLLIFTKTVVTLGVTLLFTWYGWDFFYFGFAGPLGTGVAIPKTVAWRIPLWTGYLPILIGLFFMSYYFLWDMIRAAKALFTGGKTE; this is encoded by the coding sequence ATGACACAGGCGCAGTGTAAGTTTATCGAAGAAACAGAATACGAAGCACCAATTTCAACAGTAAGAGTTGCAACAAACCCCTTTGACAAGATCGTAACCAGAACTTTCGCCATAGTATGTTTTGTAATGGCCATGGTGCTTGCCGTAATTATCAGCGCGGCAACAGTTATGCGCTATGTACTCGAAATGGACCTTTACGGCTACGAGGAATGGATAAAGATATTCGCTTTCTGGCTCTATTTCATGGGAGCGGGTTACGGAGCTTTTGCCGGATCGCATGTCTCCGCCGACCTTGTTCAGTCTTATGTTAAAGAAGGATTTATCAAGCGGCTGCTGATCTTCACAAAAACAGTAGTGACTTTGGGTGTCACCCTTCTTTTCACATGGTATGGATGGGACTTCTTCTATTTTGGTTTCGCTGGTCCTCTCGGTACCGGAGTTGCTATCCCAAAGACAGTTGCATGGAGGATACCTCTGTGGACAGGCTACCTCCCAATTTTGATAGGTCTTTTTTTCATGTCCTACTATTTTTTATGGGATATGATAAGAGCCGCAAAAGCGCTTTTTACGGGAGGTAAGACGGAATGA
- a CDS encoding TRAP transporter large permease: MIYIALVILMVCLVIGVPVPVSFMASCAWLIFFGGVDQVGYQATQLLPYGFTQMNSVSLIAIAMFILAGGIMERGRIAEKMIDMVDVFVGHIRGGLGVVGIISCAIFGSICGAACATLSCIGAIMFPRFKAGGYPMGHACALMANASLLGLLIPPNATLIIFAWISGISVLACFLSTIGPGIVTIILLSVVNLWMLRNNKDVLVKQKRSPKERYEMFMKRGRLAIPALFMPFMVLGGIYGGVMTTTEASALAVVYCIPIGLYVYKGLNWKTLFNIVVEGSITTGVIMVMLYSVSMLSRLYILEDLPGKVLDLFYSISTNPYIIMFMINVFLVLMGMLMDDISVVVLTTPILLPIIVKLGVDPVHYAAIVGVNTALGCITPPCAPVLYLSGRVGGASINEIMKPALTFMALCWIPVLAVTAYIPKVSLFLPHVILGLPW; the protein is encoded by the coding sequence ATGATCTATATCGCACTTGTAATACTGATGGTATGTCTGGTGATCGGTGTACCGGTCCCTGTCAGCTTTATGGCTTCATGCGCCTGGCTTATCTTCTTCGGAGGAGTTGATCAGGTAGGTTACCAGGCCACACAGCTTCTGCCCTATGGTTTCACACAGATGAACTCCGTCTCCCTCATCGCCATAGCAATGTTCATTCTTGCAGGCGGTATTATGGAGAGAGGCCGAATAGCTGAAAAGATGATAGATATGGTCGATGTATTCGTCGGGCATATCAGAGGTGGTCTTGGTGTAGTCGGGATCATTTCCTGTGCGATATTCGGATCCATCTGCGGAGCTGCATGCGCTACCCTTTCCTGCATAGGCGCGATCATGTTTCCACGTTTCAAAGCCGGTGGTTACCCGATGGGACATGCCTGCGCCCTTATGGCGAACGCATCCCTTCTGGGTCTTCTGATACCCCCGAACGCGACTTTGATAATTTTCGCATGGATAAGCGGTATTTCTGTTCTTGCATGCTTCCTTTCGACCATAGGCCCCGGGATTGTGACGATAATCCTTCTGAGTGTGGTAAACCTCTGGATGCTTCGCAATAACAAAGATGTTCTTGTTAAACAGAAGCGTTCTCCTAAGGAACGCTATGAAATGTTCATGAAACGCGGACGTCTTGCGATCCCTGCTCTTTTTATGCCGTTCATGGTACTGGGAGGCATTTACGGAGGAGTAATGACGACTACAGAAGCATCCGCCCTTGCTGTCGTATACTGTATCCCCATAGGACTTTACGTTTATAAGGGGCTGAACTGGAAGACTCTTTTCAACATAGTGGTCGAAGGTTCGATAACGACTGGAGTTATCATGGTAATGCTCTATTCCGTTTCCATGCTCTCAAGGCTCTATATCCTCGAGGACCTTCCCGGCAAGGTGCTCGATCTCTTCTATTCGATTTCGACTAACCCCTACATAATCATGTTCATGATAAACGTGTTCCTGGTCCTCATGGGGATGCTCATGGATGACATAAGCGTAGTTGTTCTGACAACGCCGATCCTGCTCCCGATAATAGTGAAACTCGGAGTAGATCCTGTACACTATGCTGCAATAGTAGGAGTAAATACTGCTCTTGGATGCATCACACCTCCGTGTGCACCGGTGCTTTACCTGAGTGGAAGAGTAGGAGGCGCCTCGATCAACGAGATCATGAAACCGGCACTTACGTTCATGGCTCTCTGCTGGATCCCGGTGCTTGCGGTCACTGCTTACATACCGAAGGTCTCTCTTTTCCTTCCCCATGTAATACTTGGCCTTCCCTGGTAA